From Pelmatolapia mariae isolate MD_Pm_ZW linkage group LG1, Pm_UMD_F_2, whole genome shotgun sequence, one genomic window encodes:
- the sltm gene encoding SAFB-like transcription modulator isoform X1, which translates to MASGAISTECKKISELRVVDLKSELKRRNLDTFGVKSVLVARLRQAIEDEGGDPENIQLQLSAETPTRKGGKAKGKKVDSDLDNTVEDDNFSKEAEEYESEKDVTDTDDGIRENSKPPPCEDSLAHSEAEPETDAVAAEADSEPEPEVDAEPEVDPDAEPDADEDPEVEPEVAEMDAEAMNSSKEAEEDHLSVSIPNEDAITLDVDGDDLLETGKHVKLPDPEAEKGNDEPEASAETSPDDDMKAEESEGHKDGKKDDGSRGEPMKKDGRDATKKAETGDKEKDSGKKGPCTTGASGQAKSSSRDRDGKGAKDEKGAVSGNNTASSSRNIWVSGLSSNTKAADLKNLFGKYGKVLSAKVVTNARSPGSKCYGLVTMSSGTEVARCISHLDCTELHGQQIYVERAKNDPFKKEPSKKEAEEKANEKRNSTGIKATNKPQASYKKEDKKADKLSEKDKDISKKQEARSGKSSSVSSGSGHEGAKKDDRKHGRAKSPSKMMVVDHNKGESNFGKMRPFRRGKYFDKPFVNMNFQRRPKSLIPPEELEMMKDKMRPFMKKGEERDILPFEKIKEQKEQRMRERMARMERVRRAVELRKRREIAEHERRERERIRLLREREERENLLRERQRLEMERQKLERERLERERLERERIRIEQERRKEAERMAREREELRRQQEQLRFEQEKRNNLKRGREVEHGRRDDSYWNGNKKIQPESDARLNQGSNYNRQQNRFTNFTPRERGRFPETASQPPNTYDRRNRFDGEPEVKKSRPAPHREGSGFDRYHKNFETVRRAEPPPPPRAELRDTDRRDRDDRRPAPMHDRPMGARGAMPGMSHNRAPRDGGHGWKNDGGINSNKGDMRGPMRMRAERSGRDGPGVGPGAALRGGHSINRERSFNDRDERRPMVMSDQPFSSGRQVVVERHGREQGMRKEWHGGSSSQGGGFSDNRRMGDSRSTMMPPSSHSSSGMSRIVQITNNSIPSGGTVGGFKTFKGTPRQF; encoded by the exons ATGGCGTCGGGTGCCATTTCAACCGAGTGCAAGAAGATATCGGAATTAAGAGTTGTTGATCTTAAATCGGAGCTCAAGCGAAGAAATTTGGACACCTTTGGTGTGAAGAGTGTTCTTGTCGCGCGACTTAGACAG GCTATTGAGGATGAAGGTGGCGACCCAGAAAACATTCAGCTCCAGCTCTCAGCTGAAACACCAACTCGCAAAGGCGGAAAAGCTAAAG GAAAGAAAGTGGATTCGGATTTGGACAACACCGTGGAAGATGACAATTTTTCCAAG gAGGCTGAAGAGTATGAGTCAGAAAAGG ATGTAACTGATACAGATGATGGTATTCGTGAAAATTCTAAGCCTCCACCCTGTGAGGACAGCCTCGCTCACTCTGAGGCTGAACCCGAGACAGACGCTGTGGCGGCTGAGGCTGATTCAGAGCCTGAGCCAGAGGTGGACGCTGAGCCCGAGGTCGATCCCGATGCTGAACCAGACGCGGATGAGGATCCAGAGGTCGAGCCTGAAGTGGCTGAGATGGATGCTGAAGCCATGAATTCCTCTAAAGAAGCCGAGGAGGATCACCTATCCGTCTCAATCCCAAATGAAGATGCCATCACTCTGGATGTTGATGGTGACGACCTCCTGGAAACAGGTAAACATGTGAAACTTCCAGATCCAGAGGCAGAGAAGGGCAATGATGAGCCAGAGGCCTCTGCTGAGACGAGCCCAGATGATGACATGAAGGCGGAAGAGTCGGAGGGCCACAAAGATGGTAAGAAGGACGATGGATCCCGTGGCGAGCCCATGAAGAAAGACGGCCGAGACGCCACGAAGAAAGCGGAAACGGGTGATAAAGAGAAGGATTCTGGGAAGAAAGGCCCCTGCACTACTGGGGCATCAGGTCAAGCAAAGAG CTCTTCAAGAGACAGAGATGGAAAAGGTGCAAAAGATGAAAAGG GAGCTGTAAGCGGCAACAACACTGCCAGCTCGTCTCGTAACATTTGGGTGAGCGGTCTTTCTTcaaacaccaaagcagctgatcTGAAGAACCTTTTTGGCAAATATGGCAAG GTTTTAAGTGCCAAGGTGGTTACGAACGCTCGCAGTCCTGGTTCGAAATGTTACGGCTTGGTGACGATGTCGTCCGGCACAGAGGTGGCACGCTGCATCTCCCATCTGGACTGCACAGAGCTTCATGGACAGCAGATATATGTTGAAAGG gcCAAAAATGATCCATTCAAAAAGGAGCCCTCAAAGAAAGAAGCAGAGGAGAAGGCAAATGAAAAGCGCAATTCCACCGGGATAAAGGCAACTAACAA GCCACAGGCGTCCTacaaaaaagaagacaagaaaGCTGATAAACTCTCTGAAAAGGACAAAGACATATCCAAGAAGCAAGAGGCCAGAAGCGGAAAATCCAGCTCCGTTTCATCTGGTTCAGGACACGAAGGTGCAAAGAAGGATGACAGAAAGCATGGCC ggGCAAAGAGCCCAAGCAAGATGATGGTGGTAGATCACAACAAAGGAGAGTCTAATTTTGGCAAAATGAGACCTTTCAGAAGGGGAAAGTATTTTGACAAA CCTTTTGTTAACATGAACTTTCAAAGACGGCCAAAAAGTTTGATTCCTCCCGAGGAG CTGGAGATGATGAAAGATAAAATGCGACCTTTTATGAAAAAGGGGGAGGAGCGGGACATCTTACCTTTTGAGAAAATTAAGGAGCAGAAGGAGCAGAGGATGCGTGAAAGGATGGCTCGTATGGAGCGTGTCCGCAGAGCCGTGGAGTTGCGCAA GCGCCGTGAAATTGCAGAACACGAACGTCGGGAGCGTGAGCGTATCCGCCTGTTGCGGGAGCGTGAAGAGCGGGAGAACCTTCTCCGGGAGCGCCAGAGACTGGAGATGGAGAGACAAAAACTGGAACGGGAGCGCTTGGAAAGGGAGAGGCTTGAGAGGGAGAGAATTCGTATAGAGCAG gaaAGGCGGAAGGAAGCGGAGCGCATGGCTCGTGAGCGCGAGGAACTGCGGaggcagcaggagcagcttcgCTTTGAgcaagaaaagagaaacaaccTGAAGAGAGGCCGTGAAGTGGAACACGG TCGACGAGACGACTCCTATTGGAACGGCAACAAGAAGATACAGCCCGAGTCTGACGCCCGTTTGAATCAAGGCTCAAACTACAACAGGCAGCAAAACCGCTTTACAAACTTCACTCCCCGAGAGAGAGGCCGGTTCCCCGAGACCGCCAGCCAACCACCCAACACGTATGACAG ACGAAACCGGTTTGACGGCGAGCCTGAGGTGAAGAAGAGTCGGCCTGCTCCTCACAGAGAAGGCTCCGGCTTTGATCGCTACCACAAAAACTTTGAAACGGTCCGCAGAGCTGAGCCGCCACCACCTCCACGCGCTGAACTTCGGGACACCGACCGCCGGGACAGAGACGACAGACGCCCCGCTCCCATGCACGATCGTCCTATGGGAGCAAGAGGTGCAATGCCGGGCATGTCGCACAATCGCGCACCGAGGGATGGAGGGCACGGATGGAAGAATGACGGCGGGATAAACTCCAATAAGGGAGATATGCG CGGGCCTATGCGCATGCGTGCAGAGCGATCGGGCAGGGATGGCCCAGGTGTCGGTCCAGGTGCTGCTCTCAGAGGAGGCCACTCCATCAACCGTGAAAGGAGCTTTAATGATCGAGATGAAAGAAGACCCATGGTGATGAGTGATCAG CCTTTCAGCTCGGGTCGCCAGGTCGTAGTGGAACGTCACGGCAGGGAGCAGGGCATGAGGAAGGAGTGGCACGGTGGCTCAAGCTCCCAGGGTGGAGGCTTTTCCGATAATCGCAGGATGGGGGACTCTCGGAGCACCATGATGCCGCCTTCCAG TCACTCTTCGTCTGGAATGAGCCGAATTGTACAGATCACCAACAACTCCATTCCCAGTGGCGGCACTGTGGGCGGATTCAAAACCTTCAAAGGAACGCCGCGGCAGTTCTAA
- the sltm gene encoding SAFB-like transcription modulator isoform X2 — protein sequence MASGAISTECKKISELRVVDLKSELKRRNLDTFGVKSVLVARLRQAIEDEGGDPENIQLQLSAETPTRKGGKAKGKKVDSDLDNTVEDDNFSKEAEEYESEKDVTDTDDGIRENSKPPPCEDSLAHSEAEPETDAVAAEADSEPEPEVDAEPEVDPDAEPDADEDPEVEPEVAEMDAEAMNSSKEAEEDHLSVSIPNEDAITLDVDGDDLLETGKHVKLPDPEAEKGNDEPEASAETSPDDDMKAEESEGHKDGKKDDGSRGEPMKKDGRDATKKAETGDKEKDSGKKGPCTTGASGQAKSSSRDRDGKGAKDEKGAVSGNNTASSSRNIWVSGLSSNTKAADLKNLFGKYGKVLSAKVVTNARSPGSKCYGLVTMSSGTEVARCISHLDCTELHGQQIYVERAKNDPFKKEPSKKEAEEKANEKRNSTGIKATNKPQASYKKEDKKADKLSEKDKDISKKQEARSGKSSSVSSGSGHEGAKSPSKMMVVDHNKGESNFGKMRPFRRGKYFDKPFVNMNFQRRPKSLIPPEELEMMKDKMRPFMKKGEERDILPFEKIKEQKEQRMRERMARMERVRRAVELRKRREIAEHERRERERIRLLREREERENLLRERQRLEMERQKLERERLERERLERERIRIEQERRKEAERMAREREELRRQQEQLRFEQEKRNNLKRGREVEHGRRDDSYWNGNKKIQPESDARLNQGSNYNRQQNRFTNFTPRERGRFPETASQPPNTYDRRNRFDGEPEVKKSRPAPHREGSGFDRYHKNFETVRRAEPPPPPRAELRDTDRRDRDDRRPAPMHDRPMGARGAMPGMSHNRAPRDGGHGWKNDGGINSNKGDMRGPMRMRAERSGRDGPGVGPGAALRGGHSINRERSFNDRDERRPMVMSDQPFSSGRQVVVERHGREQGMRKEWHGGSSSQGGGFSDNRRMGDSRSTMMPPSSHSSSGMSRIVQITNNSIPSGGTVGGFKTFKGTPRQF from the exons ATGGCGTCGGGTGCCATTTCAACCGAGTGCAAGAAGATATCGGAATTAAGAGTTGTTGATCTTAAATCGGAGCTCAAGCGAAGAAATTTGGACACCTTTGGTGTGAAGAGTGTTCTTGTCGCGCGACTTAGACAG GCTATTGAGGATGAAGGTGGCGACCCAGAAAACATTCAGCTCCAGCTCTCAGCTGAAACACCAACTCGCAAAGGCGGAAAAGCTAAAG GAAAGAAAGTGGATTCGGATTTGGACAACACCGTGGAAGATGACAATTTTTCCAAG gAGGCTGAAGAGTATGAGTCAGAAAAGG ATGTAACTGATACAGATGATGGTATTCGTGAAAATTCTAAGCCTCCACCCTGTGAGGACAGCCTCGCTCACTCTGAGGCTGAACCCGAGACAGACGCTGTGGCGGCTGAGGCTGATTCAGAGCCTGAGCCAGAGGTGGACGCTGAGCCCGAGGTCGATCCCGATGCTGAACCAGACGCGGATGAGGATCCAGAGGTCGAGCCTGAAGTGGCTGAGATGGATGCTGAAGCCATGAATTCCTCTAAAGAAGCCGAGGAGGATCACCTATCCGTCTCAATCCCAAATGAAGATGCCATCACTCTGGATGTTGATGGTGACGACCTCCTGGAAACAGGTAAACATGTGAAACTTCCAGATCCAGAGGCAGAGAAGGGCAATGATGAGCCAGAGGCCTCTGCTGAGACGAGCCCAGATGATGACATGAAGGCGGAAGAGTCGGAGGGCCACAAAGATGGTAAGAAGGACGATGGATCCCGTGGCGAGCCCATGAAGAAAGACGGCCGAGACGCCACGAAGAAAGCGGAAACGGGTGATAAAGAGAAGGATTCTGGGAAGAAAGGCCCCTGCACTACTGGGGCATCAGGTCAAGCAAAGAG CTCTTCAAGAGACAGAGATGGAAAAGGTGCAAAAGATGAAAAGG GAGCTGTAAGCGGCAACAACACTGCCAGCTCGTCTCGTAACATTTGGGTGAGCGGTCTTTCTTcaaacaccaaagcagctgatcTGAAGAACCTTTTTGGCAAATATGGCAAG GTTTTAAGTGCCAAGGTGGTTACGAACGCTCGCAGTCCTGGTTCGAAATGTTACGGCTTGGTGACGATGTCGTCCGGCACAGAGGTGGCACGCTGCATCTCCCATCTGGACTGCACAGAGCTTCATGGACAGCAGATATATGTTGAAAGG gcCAAAAATGATCCATTCAAAAAGGAGCCCTCAAAGAAAGAAGCAGAGGAGAAGGCAAATGAAAAGCGCAATTCCACCGGGATAAAGGCAACTAACAA GCCACAGGCGTCCTacaaaaaagaagacaagaaaGCTGATAAACTCTCTGAAAAGGACAAAGACATATCCAAGAAGCAAGAGGCCAGAAGCGGAAAATCCAGCTCCGTTTCATCTGGTTCAGGACACGAAG ggGCAAAGAGCCCAAGCAAGATGATGGTGGTAGATCACAACAAAGGAGAGTCTAATTTTGGCAAAATGAGACCTTTCAGAAGGGGAAAGTATTTTGACAAA CCTTTTGTTAACATGAACTTTCAAAGACGGCCAAAAAGTTTGATTCCTCCCGAGGAG CTGGAGATGATGAAAGATAAAATGCGACCTTTTATGAAAAAGGGGGAGGAGCGGGACATCTTACCTTTTGAGAAAATTAAGGAGCAGAAGGAGCAGAGGATGCGTGAAAGGATGGCTCGTATGGAGCGTGTCCGCAGAGCCGTGGAGTTGCGCAA GCGCCGTGAAATTGCAGAACACGAACGTCGGGAGCGTGAGCGTATCCGCCTGTTGCGGGAGCGTGAAGAGCGGGAGAACCTTCTCCGGGAGCGCCAGAGACTGGAGATGGAGAGACAAAAACTGGAACGGGAGCGCTTGGAAAGGGAGAGGCTTGAGAGGGAGAGAATTCGTATAGAGCAG gaaAGGCGGAAGGAAGCGGAGCGCATGGCTCGTGAGCGCGAGGAACTGCGGaggcagcaggagcagcttcgCTTTGAgcaagaaaagagaaacaaccTGAAGAGAGGCCGTGAAGTGGAACACGG TCGACGAGACGACTCCTATTGGAACGGCAACAAGAAGATACAGCCCGAGTCTGACGCCCGTTTGAATCAAGGCTCAAACTACAACAGGCAGCAAAACCGCTTTACAAACTTCACTCCCCGAGAGAGAGGCCGGTTCCCCGAGACCGCCAGCCAACCACCCAACACGTATGACAG ACGAAACCGGTTTGACGGCGAGCCTGAGGTGAAGAAGAGTCGGCCTGCTCCTCACAGAGAAGGCTCCGGCTTTGATCGCTACCACAAAAACTTTGAAACGGTCCGCAGAGCTGAGCCGCCACCACCTCCACGCGCTGAACTTCGGGACACCGACCGCCGGGACAGAGACGACAGACGCCCCGCTCCCATGCACGATCGTCCTATGGGAGCAAGAGGTGCAATGCCGGGCATGTCGCACAATCGCGCACCGAGGGATGGAGGGCACGGATGGAAGAATGACGGCGGGATAAACTCCAATAAGGGAGATATGCG CGGGCCTATGCGCATGCGTGCAGAGCGATCGGGCAGGGATGGCCCAGGTGTCGGTCCAGGTGCTGCTCTCAGAGGAGGCCACTCCATCAACCGTGAAAGGAGCTTTAATGATCGAGATGAAAGAAGACCCATGGTGATGAGTGATCAG CCTTTCAGCTCGGGTCGCCAGGTCGTAGTGGAACGTCACGGCAGGGAGCAGGGCATGAGGAAGGAGTGGCACGGTGGCTCAAGCTCCCAGGGTGGAGGCTTTTCCGATAATCGCAGGATGGGGGACTCTCGGAGCACCATGATGCCGCCTTCCAG TCACTCTTCGTCTGGAATGAGCCGAATTGTACAGATCACCAACAACTCCATTCCCAGTGGCGGCACTGTGGGCGGATTCAAAACCTTCAAAGGAACGCCGCGGCAGTTCTAA